A part of Cotesia glomerata isolate CgM1 linkage group LG4, MPM_Cglom_v2.3, whole genome shotgun sequence genomic DNA contains:
- the LOC123263467 gene encoding uncharacterized protein LOC123263467 isoform X2, with protein sequence MLSVSAGMDVGCGGHGGLESATAVGGGADGMQEAMVAAARDRAVRTVSVRQDLALDLPPRLQLPDGEERPYGAHAGLHLRDPEQESEIYQKCVRPPPNRTIFDSESPPPYSRSQSTILDTPDRIIRCHSAGSSLLRVFRKFPSNVGGSTPVVVVPPSRRPSLSSYSESSSNLNNLSSLTVVPCEADEHNHHHHRDHV encoded by the exons ATGCTGTCGGTGAGCGCAGGCATGGATGTCGGCTGTGGGGGTCACGGTGGCCTCGAGAGTGCGACAGCTGTTGGTGGCGGTGCGGATGGCATGCAGGAGGCGATGGTCGCGGCTGCGAGAGATCGAGCTGTTCGTACTGTGAGTGTACGACAAGATCTCGCTCTTGACTTACCACCGAGGCTTCAACTCCCCGATGGCGAGGAACGGCCTTATGGTGCTCACGCCGGGCTCCACCTTCGTGATCCTGAACAG gaaagtgAAATTTATCAGAAATGCGTACGACCACCTCCAAATAGAACGATATTCGACAGCGAGAGTCCACCTCCCTACAGCAGAAGCCAATCAACGATACTGGACACACCAGATCGGATAATAAGATGTCATAGCGCTGGTAGTTCACTGTTAAGGGTATTTAGAAAATTCCCAAGTAATGTAGGTGGCTCGACACCGGTTGTGGTGGTGCCGCCATCGAGGCGGCCTAGTCTATCAAGCTACTCCGAATCTAGCAGTAATTTGAACAATTTATCAAGTCTGACTGTGGTACCTTGCGAGGCAGATGAACACAACCATCACCATCATCGGGATCATGTCTGA
- the LOC123263474 gene encoding fas apoptotic inhibitory molecule 1: MPNEPTARWIVPLHDGNRVVEFEHGTASGKRVVRVNGKTIINREWMFRLVGDEEFMYGDTKFTIRVDPIPGLKYSYSLWVNGKTFSKFVQTQSKILETWIAKIGDKKYKIILDKNSLSVWMNGEEIEVENQFVNDGAEMLFNIEGTPAVIRSYSSQQHGVGIKYILYVNGSEVLEKGMLSDHLTQ, from the exons ATGCCGAATGAACCAACAGCTCGATGGATCGTTCCTCTGCATGATGGGAATCGTGTGGTAGAATTCGAACACGGTACTGCATCTGGTAAACGAGTAGTTCGTGTCAATGGGAAGACAATTATCAACCGAGAATGGATGTTCCGTTTAGTTGGCGATGAAGAATTCATGTACGGtgataccaaatttacaaTACGTGTGGATCCGATCCcag gtttaaaatattcatattcaCTCTGGGTCAATGGCAAAACCTTCAGTAAATTTGTTCAAACGCAGtcaaaaattcttgagacaTGGATTGCTAAAATTGgtgacaaaaaatataaaattatattggaTAAAAATTCACTCTCGGTTTGGATGAATGGAGAAGAAATAGAAGTTGAa aatcaATTTGTCAACGACGGAGCAGAAAtgctttttaatattgaagGTACACCAGCTGTCATAAGATCTTACAGTTCTCAGCAACACGGTGTtggtattaaatatattcttTATGTCAACGGAAGTGAAGTTTTAGAAAAAGGCATGCTCTCTGACCATTTgactcaataa
- the LOC123263439 gene encoding titin homolog isoform X2: MDVVAADLNGGNAEVARDHLSDPGADVCKSPITGDVNTKDSKSKDKDVDDVKENQDLDQDTTQQSDVIDSKNFKDKVGDKLVSDEVVTIKESDSAVHDSNKMDDQDKEVNGDVKGVSVSKKSIVTPVGKRKLRKVKANSTSAVESEPQDSPVVNTNSSNRTRNQKRKLSEPDNHSSDDSEDFLGFDSSEFLKPNPAVEILKRLIAEAEAEVSTPQPPAKKQKLSVSKVLPKKSELKAEEPQTVKGKKKAEKIDQSPDIAIIATVKNDASGKSPPSAKTPVARRGVRNSHASPAVSIVPKLKVPSDVTQPEYKEPFKYGWKRELVYKNESDPAKKTIEVSYYTPKGKRVRSLREVAEFLSTEDLTIDNFIFTKEPTGVNDPQCEIIKDEATAVSTPVNAGSAKKVLTGKRVPVPKRLSGKTSPLPAAKTLAKALPIKTSTPGLKVKVPVKRGAPKKEISPPMETEVHTWTNSSSITRRTQGGTEKASPYKSKRSLKMKLQEPCSIRCAMSMGLIPSLQCRVCLCLYHPECVGHAENSATDDYVCKNCRQDNEESRKVTITPPPLIPISMIGTETAKSLFPAIDRQSPLKAPKNLKPDDYSKNSRDSFSTNKLNTAAWYSNRDSMQRQDGSEPKPAQNIAIVNGKKFIVVPKNNAGSVQPAIRPRAPNRLSMIDDNDRINSINYPRDLENREPRVLKETMVNSREEIRNLNNDKSKDLAAIIDSDQRRNSGEAKTDDTPNLGEETIPVAQEVKEPALSKEQENTSKENLNEIVSADEKVEKMSNEKILEMIEEKILKSSVEMAERMDLDEPNTSDEQIRDEFDGSRENFEAMEVSEQKVKENLNEKKIEENIDKSVDRTQVEADKKKAVVPMVEVDQRQYFMATVCSGYNALSRVFQYLKVQELLRAARVCKMWRDIAVHPSLWKTVRMKNSQVTDWDGLVATLQRHGTQHLDLRKMLVAAESDSIWEKFVAVIPNVKTLVKLELCRCPVMVVEEVIKACPQLQVLTAMSIKCDWLNLNNIDNLKSCEELRLKAITGMSLYGDLTPLQNLSQLSHLSLTSVKELGKKKIEILGSLANLESLELGECSDFPSKFGTSVLCKLTKLERLRLEKGQGSCCTFDILKGVAKLEKLHQLELVNFDVKNGFDKHLANCKNIKRLLIIPTYISQSATSNNMVLGGVCELSNSLTYFVWGVTLELLRVTQLFVDQCNQMDKQVSGDSIPVLKPVPCLSLIEDPDEAQSLTKEEKSSNSTNPQVDILPLPQLKKLLAAALPKTRVKILMIPFHATWRQSISDSASQ; encoded by the exons ATGGATGTCGTGGCTGCCGATTTAAATGGCGGGAATGCCGAGGTGGCGCGTGACCATTTGTCAGACCCAGGAGCAGACGTATGTAAATCTCCGATAACCGGCGACGTCAACACTAAAGATTCCAAGAGCAAAGACAAGGATGTTGACGATGTCAAGGAGAACCAGGACCTAGATCAAGACACTACCCAGCAATCTGATGTAATAGacagtaaaaatttcaaagataaAGTTGGTGATAAATTAGTGTCAGACGAAGTCGTTACGATAAAAGAATCAGACAGTGCAGTACACGATAGTAATAAAATGGACGATCAAGATAAAGAGGTTAATGGTGATGTTAAGGGAGTTAGTGTAAGTAAAAAAAGTATAGTAACTCCTGTGGGTAAGCGAAAACTTAGAAAAGTTAAAGCCAATTCGACGAGCGCCGTCGAGAGCGAGCCCCAGGATTCGCCGGTGGTCAATACTAATTCCTCCAATAGAACTCGTAATCAAAAAAGAAAGTTGTCAGAGCCTGATAATCATTCTTCTGATGACTCTGAGGATTTCTTGGGGTTTGATAGCAGTGAATTCTTAAAGCCAAATCCTGCTGTTGAGATACTCAAGAGGCTGATTGCCGAAGCAGAGGCTGAGGTTTCAACGCCTCAACCACCGGCTAAGAAACAGAAACTCTCGGTGTCTAAGGTACTGCCGAAGAAGAGTGAGTTGAAAGCAGAAGAACCACAGACTG tcAAGGGTAAAAAGAAggcggaaaaaatagaccagTCTCCGGATATAGCCATTATTGCTACGGTTAAAAATGACGCGTCTGGAAAGTCTCCGCCGTCTGCCAAGACTCCTGTCGCCAGAAGAGGTGTGCGGAATTCTCACGCTTCACCGGCAGTGAGTATAGTTCCTAAACTTAAGGTTCCTTCTGATGTTACTCAACCGGAGTACAAAGAGCCTTTCAAGTATGGATGGAAGCGCGAACTTGTGTACAAAAACGAGAGTGATCCAGCGAAAAAGACTATTGAAGTTTCTTATTACACACCAAAGGGCAAAAGGGTTCGCAGCTTAAGAGAAGTCGCTGAATTCC tgaGTACGGAAGATCTAacgatagataattttatattcaccAAGGAACCCACGGGTGTTAACGACCCTCagtgtgaaataattaaagatgAAGCTACTGca GTAAGCACACCAGTTAATGCCGGTTCAGCAAAGAAAGTTTTGACTGGAAAAAGAGTTCCTGTTCCGAAAAGACTCAGTGGAAAAACTTCACCATTACCTGCTGCTAAAACTCTGGCTAAAGCTTTGCCTATTAAGACAAGTACTCCTGGACTTAAAGTTAAGGTTCCTGTAAAGAGAGGAGCACCGAAAA aaGAGATATCACCGCCTATGGAGACAGAAGTTCACACGTGGACAAATTCATCAAGCATCACAAGACGTACGCAAGGTGGAACCGAAAAAGCGTCGCCATACAAATCAAAACGCTCATTAAA GATGAAGCTTCAGGAACCGTGCAGTATTCGCTGTGCCATGAGTATGGGCCTGATACCGAGTCTCCAATGCCGCGTCTGCCTCTGTCTGTATCATCCCGAGTGCGTAGGTCACGCTGAGAATTCAGCCACTGACGATTATGTTTGCAAG AACTGCCGGCAAGACAATGAAGAAAGTAGAAAAGTGACAATTACACCACCGCCTTTGATACCAATCAGTATGATAGGAACAGAGACTGCCAAATCACTCTTCCCAGCAATTGATCGACAATCACCTTTAAAAGCTCCAAAGAATTTAAAACCTGATGATTACTCCAAAAATTCACGAGATTCATTTTCAACGAATAAATTAAACACTGCTGCGTGGTACTCGAATAGAGATTCAATGCAAAGGCAAGATGGCTCGGAGCCTAAGCCAGCTCAAAATATCGCAATTGTTAATGGTAAAAAATTCATCGTTGTACCTAAAAATAATGCGGGATCTGTTCAACCGGCAATCAGGCCTAGAGCACCTAATAGACTGTCTATGATTGACGATAATGAtagaattaattcaataaattatcctCGAGATTTAGAGAACAGAGAGCCTAGAGTTCTTAAAGAAACGATGGTTAATTCCAGAGAagaaattagaaatttaaacaatGACAAGAGCAAGGATCTTGCTGCTATTATTGACTCTGACCAGAGACGGAATTCTGGTGAGGCTAAGACGGATGATACTCCTAATCTTGGAGAAGAAACAATACCAGTCGCTCAAGAAGTAAAAGAACCTGCTTTAAGTAAAGAACAGGAAAATACCTCTAAGGAAAATCTGAATGAAATTGTGAGCGCTGATGagaaagttgaaaaaatgagtaatgaaaaaattcttgaaatgaTTGAGGAAAAAATACTCAAGTCAAGTGTAGAAATGGCTGAGCGGATGGATCTAGACGAGCCAAATACTTCCGATGAACAGATAAGGGATGAGTTCGATGGGTCGAGAGAAAATTTTGAAGCTATGGAAGTATCTGAGCAAAAGGTCAAAGAGAatttaaatgagaaaaaaattgaggaAAATATTGATAAGAGTGTCGATAGAACACAGGTGGAGGCAGATAA AAAAAAAGCCGTAGTGCCTATGGTGGAAGTGGATCAGAGGCAGTACTTTATGGCGACAGTATGTTCAGGCTACAATGCACTATCACGAGTCTTTCAGTATCTGAAGGTCCAAGAATTATTACGTGCTGCGCGTGTATGTAAAATGTGGCGTGACATTGCAGTGCATCCATCGCTGTGGAAAACAGTGCGTATGAAGAACAGCCAGGTGACCGATTGGGATGGACTGGTAGCAACATTACAGAGGCACGGAACCCAACACCTCGACTTGCGTAAGATGCTAGTAGCCGCTGAGTCTGACAGTATTTGGGAAAAATTCGTCGCGGTAATTCCCAATGTAAAGACTCTTGTTAAACTGGAGCTGTGTCGCTGTCCCGTTATGGTAGTTGAAGAAGTAATAAAAGCCTGTCCTCAGTTGCAAGTGCTCACCGCAATGTCAATAAAATGCGACTGGTTAAACTTGAACAatattgacaatttaaaaTCATGTGAAGAGCTGAGACTGAAAGCCATCACTGGTATGTCGTTGTACGGAGATTTAACACCACTCCAAAATCTCTCTCAGCTATCGCACTTGAGTCTGACGTCGGTGAAAGAACTCGGCAAGaagaaaatagaaattttagggTCTCTTGCTAATCTTGAGTCACTTGAATTGGGTGAGTGCTCTGATTTCCCGTCAAAGTTCGGAACATCAGTGCTGTGCAAACTCACCAAGCTTGAGCGACTGAGACTCGAAAAAGGACAAGGCAGCTGTTGCACTTTCGACATACTGAAAGGCGTTGCTAagcttgaaaaattacatcaaCTGGAGTTGGTAAACTTTGATGTAAAGAATGGCTTTGATAAACATTTGGCCAATTGCAAAAATATCAAGAGGTTACTCATCATTCCGACGTACATTTCCCAGTCAGCTACGTCGAATAATATGGTCCTAGGTGGTGTTTGCGAATTATCTAACAGCCTCACGTATTTTGTGTGGGGTGTCACGCTTGAACTTCTGAGAGTCACTCAACTGTTTGTCGATCAATGCAATCAAATGGACAAACAAGTGTCTGGAGATTCTATTCCGGTGTTGAAACCAGTTCCTTGTTTATCGCTGATTGAAGATCCGGATGAAGCCCAGAGTTTAACTAAAG aagaAAAGTCGTCGAATTCTACAAATCCACAAGTAGACATTCTACCTCTACCCCAATTGAAGAAACTCCTTGCGGCTGCACTACCGAAGACACGagtgaaaatattaatgattccTTTCCATGCCACCTGGAGACAGAGTATTTCAGACTCTGCGTCACAGTAA
- the LOC123263439 gene encoding titin homolog isoform X1, with protein MDVVAADLNGGNAEVARDHLSDPGADVCKSPITGDVNTKDSKSKDKDVDDVKENQDLDQDTTQQSDVIDSKNFKDKVGDKLVSDEVVTIKESDSAVHDSNKMDDQDKEVNGDVKGVSVSKKSIVTPVGKRKLRKVKANSTSAVESEPQDSPVVNTNSSNRTRNQKRKLSEPDNHSSDDSEDFLGFDSSEFLKPNPAVEILKRLIAEAEAEVSTPQPPAKKQKLSVSKVLPKKSELKAEEPQTEVKGKKKAEKIDQSPDIAIIATVKNDASGKSPPSAKTPVARRGVRNSHASPAVSIVPKLKVPSDVTQPEYKEPFKYGWKRELVYKNESDPAKKTIEVSYYTPKGKRVRSLREVAEFLSTEDLTIDNFIFTKEPTGVNDPQCEIIKDEATAVSTPVNAGSAKKVLTGKRVPVPKRLSGKTSPLPAAKTLAKALPIKTSTPGLKVKVPVKRGAPKKEISPPMETEVHTWTNSSSITRRTQGGTEKASPYKSKRSLKMKLQEPCSIRCAMSMGLIPSLQCRVCLCLYHPECVGHAENSATDDYVCKNCRQDNEESRKVTITPPPLIPISMIGTETAKSLFPAIDRQSPLKAPKNLKPDDYSKNSRDSFSTNKLNTAAWYSNRDSMQRQDGSEPKPAQNIAIVNGKKFIVVPKNNAGSVQPAIRPRAPNRLSMIDDNDRINSINYPRDLENREPRVLKETMVNSREEIRNLNNDKSKDLAAIIDSDQRRNSGEAKTDDTPNLGEETIPVAQEVKEPALSKEQENTSKENLNEIVSADEKVEKMSNEKILEMIEEKILKSSVEMAERMDLDEPNTSDEQIRDEFDGSRENFEAMEVSEQKVKENLNEKKIEENIDKSVDRTQVEADKKKAVVPMVEVDQRQYFMATVCSGYNALSRVFQYLKVQELLRAARVCKMWRDIAVHPSLWKTVRMKNSQVTDWDGLVATLQRHGTQHLDLRKMLVAAESDSIWEKFVAVIPNVKTLVKLELCRCPVMVVEEVIKACPQLQVLTAMSIKCDWLNLNNIDNLKSCEELRLKAITGMSLYGDLTPLQNLSQLSHLSLTSVKELGKKKIEILGSLANLESLELGECSDFPSKFGTSVLCKLTKLERLRLEKGQGSCCTFDILKGVAKLEKLHQLELVNFDVKNGFDKHLANCKNIKRLLIIPTYISQSATSNNMVLGGVCELSNSLTYFVWGVTLELLRVTQLFVDQCNQMDKQVSGDSIPVLKPVPCLSLIEDPDEAQSLTKEEKSSNSTNPQVDILPLPQLKKLLAAALPKTRVKILMIPFHATWRQSISDSASQ; from the exons ATGGATGTCGTGGCTGCCGATTTAAATGGCGGGAATGCCGAGGTGGCGCGTGACCATTTGTCAGACCCAGGAGCAGACGTATGTAAATCTCCGATAACCGGCGACGTCAACACTAAAGATTCCAAGAGCAAAGACAAGGATGTTGACGATGTCAAGGAGAACCAGGACCTAGATCAAGACACTACCCAGCAATCTGATGTAATAGacagtaaaaatttcaaagataaAGTTGGTGATAAATTAGTGTCAGACGAAGTCGTTACGATAAAAGAATCAGACAGTGCAGTACACGATAGTAATAAAATGGACGATCAAGATAAAGAGGTTAATGGTGATGTTAAGGGAGTTAGTGTAAGTAAAAAAAGTATAGTAACTCCTGTGGGTAAGCGAAAACTTAGAAAAGTTAAAGCCAATTCGACGAGCGCCGTCGAGAGCGAGCCCCAGGATTCGCCGGTGGTCAATACTAATTCCTCCAATAGAACTCGTAATCAAAAAAGAAAGTTGTCAGAGCCTGATAATCATTCTTCTGATGACTCTGAGGATTTCTTGGGGTTTGATAGCAGTGAATTCTTAAAGCCAAATCCTGCTGTTGAGATACTCAAGAGGCTGATTGCCGAAGCAGAGGCTGAGGTTTCAACGCCTCAACCACCGGCTAAGAAACAGAAACTCTCGGTGTCTAAGGTACTGCCGAAGAAGAGTGAGTTGAAAGCAGAAGAACCACAGACTG aagtcAAGGGTAAAAAGAAggcggaaaaaatagaccagTCTCCGGATATAGCCATTATTGCTACGGTTAAAAATGACGCGTCTGGAAAGTCTCCGCCGTCTGCCAAGACTCCTGTCGCCAGAAGAGGTGTGCGGAATTCTCACGCTTCACCGGCAGTGAGTATAGTTCCTAAACTTAAGGTTCCTTCTGATGTTACTCAACCGGAGTACAAAGAGCCTTTCAAGTATGGATGGAAGCGCGAACTTGTGTACAAAAACGAGAGTGATCCAGCGAAAAAGACTATTGAAGTTTCTTATTACACACCAAAGGGCAAAAGGGTTCGCAGCTTAAGAGAAGTCGCTGAATTCC tgaGTACGGAAGATCTAacgatagataattttatattcaccAAGGAACCCACGGGTGTTAACGACCCTCagtgtgaaataattaaagatgAAGCTACTGca GTAAGCACACCAGTTAATGCCGGTTCAGCAAAGAAAGTTTTGACTGGAAAAAGAGTTCCTGTTCCGAAAAGACTCAGTGGAAAAACTTCACCATTACCTGCTGCTAAAACTCTGGCTAAAGCTTTGCCTATTAAGACAAGTACTCCTGGACTTAAAGTTAAGGTTCCTGTAAAGAGAGGAGCACCGAAAA aaGAGATATCACCGCCTATGGAGACAGAAGTTCACACGTGGACAAATTCATCAAGCATCACAAGACGTACGCAAGGTGGAACCGAAAAAGCGTCGCCATACAAATCAAAACGCTCATTAAA GATGAAGCTTCAGGAACCGTGCAGTATTCGCTGTGCCATGAGTATGGGCCTGATACCGAGTCTCCAATGCCGCGTCTGCCTCTGTCTGTATCATCCCGAGTGCGTAGGTCACGCTGAGAATTCAGCCACTGACGATTATGTTTGCAAG AACTGCCGGCAAGACAATGAAGAAAGTAGAAAAGTGACAATTACACCACCGCCTTTGATACCAATCAGTATGATAGGAACAGAGACTGCCAAATCACTCTTCCCAGCAATTGATCGACAATCACCTTTAAAAGCTCCAAAGAATTTAAAACCTGATGATTACTCCAAAAATTCACGAGATTCATTTTCAACGAATAAATTAAACACTGCTGCGTGGTACTCGAATAGAGATTCAATGCAAAGGCAAGATGGCTCGGAGCCTAAGCCAGCTCAAAATATCGCAATTGTTAATGGTAAAAAATTCATCGTTGTACCTAAAAATAATGCGGGATCTGTTCAACCGGCAATCAGGCCTAGAGCACCTAATAGACTGTCTATGATTGACGATAATGAtagaattaattcaataaattatcctCGAGATTTAGAGAACAGAGAGCCTAGAGTTCTTAAAGAAACGATGGTTAATTCCAGAGAagaaattagaaatttaaacaatGACAAGAGCAAGGATCTTGCTGCTATTATTGACTCTGACCAGAGACGGAATTCTGGTGAGGCTAAGACGGATGATACTCCTAATCTTGGAGAAGAAACAATACCAGTCGCTCAAGAAGTAAAAGAACCTGCTTTAAGTAAAGAACAGGAAAATACCTCTAAGGAAAATCTGAATGAAATTGTGAGCGCTGATGagaaagttgaaaaaatgagtaatgaaaaaattcttgaaatgaTTGAGGAAAAAATACTCAAGTCAAGTGTAGAAATGGCTGAGCGGATGGATCTAGACGAGCCAAATACTTCCGATGAACAGATAAGGGATGAGTTCGATGGGTCGAGAGAAAATTTTGAAGCTATGGAAGTATCTGAGCAAAAGGTCAAAGAGAatttaaatgagaaaaaaattgaggaAAATATTGATAAGAGTGTCGATAGAACACAGGTGGAGGCAGATAA AAAAAAAGCCGTAGTGCCTATGGTGGAAGTGGATCAGAGGCAGTACTTTATGGCGACAGTATGTTCAGGCTACAATGCACTATCACGAGTCTTTCAGTATCTGAAGGTCCAAGAATTATTACGTGCTGCGCGTGTATGTAAAATGTGGCGTGACATTGCAGTGCATCCATCGCTGTGGAAAACAGTGCGTATGAAGAACAGCCAGGTGACCGATTGGGATGGACTGGTAGCAACATTACAGAGGCACGGAACCCAACACCTCGACTTGCGTAAGATGCTAGTAGCCGCTGAGTCTGACAGTATTTGGGAAAAATTCGTCGCGGTAATTCCCAATGTAAAGACTCTTGTTAAACTGGAGCTGTGTCGCTGTCCCGTTATGGTAGTTGAAGAAGTAATAAAAGCCTGTCCTCAGTTGCAAGTGCTCACCGCAATGTCAATAAAATGCGACTGGTTAAACTTGAACAatattgacaatttaaaaTCATGTGAAGAGCTGAGACTGAAAGCCATCACTGGTATGTCGTTGTACGGAGATTTAACACCACTCCAAAATCTCTCTCAGCTATCGCACTTGAGTCTGACGTCGGTGAAAGAACTCGGCAAGaagaaaatagaaattttagggTCTCTTGCTAATCTTGAGTCACTTGAATTGGGTGAGTGCTCTGATTTCCCGTCAAAGTTCGGAACATCAGTGCTGTGCAAACTCACCAAGCTTGAGCGACTGAGACTCGAAAAAGGACAAGGCAGCTGTTGCACTTTCGACATACTGAAAGGCGTTGCTAagcttgaaaaattacatcaaCTGGAGTTGGTAAACTTTGATGTAAAGAATGGCTTTGATAAACATTTGGCCAATTGCAAAAATATCAAGAGGTTACTCATCATTCCGACGTACATTTCCCAGTCAGCTACGTCGAATAATATGGTCCTAGGTGGTGTTTGCGAATTATCTAACAGCCTCACGTATTTTGTGTGGGGTGTCACGCTTGAACTTCTGAGAGTCACTCAACTGTTTGTCGATCAATGCAATCAAATGGACAAACAAGTGTCTGGAGATTCTATTCCGGTGTTGAAACCAGTTCCTTGTTTATCGCTGATTGAAGATCCGGATGAAGCCCAGAGTTTAACTAAAG aagaAAAGTCGTCGAATTCTACAAATCCACAAGTAGACATTCTACCTCTACCCCAATTGAAGAAACTCCTTGCGGCTGCACTACCGAAGACACGagtgaaaatattaatgattccTTTCCATGCCACCTGGAGACAGAGTATTTCAGACTCTGCGTCACAGTAA